In Dunckerocampus dactyliophorus isolate RoL2022-P2 chromosome 21, RoL_Ddac_1.1, whole genome shotgun sequence, the sequence AAACCcagaagtcaaagaaaaagcaggtGAACTTGGACTAAAAGTTGATTTTATTCACTCCcctcacatttttttgtgtgcaaataACCTTTGACCCAGTTAGACCCACAGATGGCAAACCATGGAGAAAAAAGttaatagactgaaaatcaagCAGTGGTACACAATTAAGCGCTCATATATCttgtacttatttattcatgatgcaatgtttctttttattactacagtattatttctattattaataTGCTCATATTAATCATCTACCAACCCCAGCAATCTACTTTATCCTTTTCTTTCCCTGTTAGAAAACGATAACATGTTAAAGACTGGAAGTGAGCAAAGTAAgtcatcagtgtttcccatacaatcatttatttgtggtagcCCGCCACTGATAAATTTGGACCACTACAGACTTGGggctactttttcttttttaagatTTGGCTCTACCGGTTGACCTTCGCTCATGAACGCATTTTAAAGGGGACTGCTTGTGTAGCTTGTCCTTCCACAGTTACGAacgcatcgtaactctgcttcttactACACTTCAGACTTGGTCGTGCGTTATAACGCATCTGTTTGTCAATACTGTGGTATATTAGATGCACAATGACGTGTACATTAGCTTTAAAATCAGTTTAAAACTTTAAAACCATCACTTCAATGGAGCCCATGAAGTCTGCCGCTGCACATAAGGAAACAAACacccgtaagtcaataacttcatgttgtgttgttaaataCGGTTAAGAACATGAAATAATATCGCACATTTCTTGTGACcccaaaccaaaaagctcaaaACACCGAGTcaaagtttttgaaaatctctaCTCTGGCGGACGTTTGTGTCATGGACAATAATGCAAATTAGACAAAGATGTCATCTACCTAGTGCCatagatagattgcagtcctgtgggaaacactgttaaTTGCTGAgtaggatgaaataagctttgcttcttcccgctgttagattgtgcaagtgtaaatgtgatggAACTTTTAAGCACACTCCACATAAAATAAACCATAAATCAACCATTTTTTTATGGGTTGCAGGACTTGATTTAAAACCCAAACATGGTACTTAGGAAAGCCCTACTGGCTTGTGCGTCCATCTCACCTTCCTCaaagcctcctcctcctcctggcgtTTCTCGTAATGTGCAAAGTCATCAAAGATGGAGGTGGTGTGCTTGTAAGCGGCAATGATTTTCAGCACTTGTTTGGCCTTCTCCAGAGGCACTTCCTGCGTGTCCCTGGAGTTGGTCACTGGCTTGTTGTCATTGTTCTCCAGCCGAATGTGTCGCAGCTGGTTGTTGGGCACGTCTTTGATGAAGACCCACTTCACCTCAAACTTGCCCTTCCACTTGTCCTGAGACCAGACGCCGGCGTAGGCGTTATAGTCCACCGGCGAGCGCATCTCGGCCACGCCACAGAAGTGCCCGCTGCCGTTGACGCTGAAGAGCAGGTACAGGGGCCCCTTGCCGCCCAGCGAACGGTAGGCACCGTCCAGCCGCTTGTTGCCGTGTTCTGTGCTGCACCAGATGGAGTATTTGATGGAGCGGTGGATGTCGTCTTCAGAGTAGCTCTTGATGATGAAAACACGGCCGTTTTTCAAGTTCCAGTCAAACTCTTTGGGGTTGTAGTTGTTGAGGGCGCGCAGCTTCTCCAGCACGGGGTGCACTTCTCCAGAGCACGGCGACGCGTTCATAGGCACGCCCAAGCCGAAGCCGTCGCCCCGGTTCCTAGGAGCCACCCAGCGATTGGGAGGCGGGCCCGGCGGCTGATGGAGGGCTTGTGGGGGACCGGGGTGAGAGGAGAGGTGCAGGTGTGGGGGTCCAGGAGGAAGGGACTGAGGGTGTTGTGGGGACTGGAGGGACTGGAGGTGGAAGGGCTGGTGTTGGTGCTGAGGCTGATGGGACAGAGGGTTCTGCAGTAAGGCCGGGGGCTGAGCAAGAAGAGGCTGCTGCACCAGAGGCGGCGTGGGCATCATCGTCTGAGCTAATGGGGGCTTGTTCAGAGAGCCCTTATCATCCCAGGTACCAATGTTCATATTGTGCTTTATGGGGGGCGGAGGAATGGCGGCGCCACCCACCATCCCCATGTTGGCCTTGGGCTTGGCCTTGACCTGCAGCTTGGCCGGCTTCTTGGCGATGGCAGCCCAGGAGGAGGGTTTCGCAACCGTCGAGCTCACAGAAGGCGGAAGGTTATTGGCGGCCATACTGCTCATACCTGGGGTGCCACCTAAGGGTGAGCCCACAGTCTTAGTGACAGCTGCCACCATGTCCGTACCCAGTTTCAAGCCCGCCATCCCTTGCTCGATGCTGTTCAACACCGGCACCTTGCTGAGCTGGGTGTCGCTGCCAAAGCCGGCCTGTCCGTCTGCGATGGCCCGACCCAGCGAGCTGGGCGCGTAGCCATAACTATTACTGTAGACCGAGCTCTGTGTGGATTGACCCTGAGACACGCTGGTCCCCCAGGTAGAAAAGTCCGCGTTGCCGGGGAAGAAGTTGAAACCGTGTTGGCCGAGAAAGGGTGGCGTGTTTCCCAGGGCGCCTGGCTGGCTGAACACGCCGTCGGGGATGAAGTGCGGCTCGCCATTGCTCATCTGTCCATAGGTAGTTAGGTAGGGCATGGGTGGGTCTCCTCCTGTGGACCAGGCAGCCTCTCCCAGGGAGTAAGGGAAGCCTATGGATGGGGTGTAGTAGCTGGGCATGTAGGGGTCTGACATGGGTGGGTAGCTGTTACTCTGTGAGATAAGACAAGACACCAGTTAATGTTGAAGGTGATGGTCCCTGCAAATATCATGCACATACAAATCACAGCTTTTTTGTTTACCTCCTTAAGCTATGAAAGACGAGCAGAACATGTGTTCATGCATAATACACACTCCTCATATTGATTAGCGCTCATCAGAAGGTACAATCAGCTCTGAACACATCAATGATCTGGTGCTTTGCCTCACTTGCATGGGTTTTGTCCAGGTAcccagcttcctcccacgtcACCAAAACACACGTTAtgctaattggagactaaattaTCCACCaatgtgcatgtgagtgtgaatggttggttgtatatactgcatgtgtCATGTGATTGACTAgtgaccactccagggtgtaccttgcctctcACCATAAAAGtaagttgggataggctccagctcactcttGACACTAAGGAGGATGGATTTTTGTGCATTGTCAGGGAGCATATTACCTGATTTGTCTGGCTGCTTATGTAAGGCTCAAAGTCATCATCATTCACTCCATCCTTTTGATGCATTGATCCGTTTTGCACTGGGTGGAAAGAACACACAACATTAAATCATGGCAGGTGGAGTAATATGAacataaatatttcatttctgcCAATATACATGCAGGAGTGGAAGCTGGAAAAAAGGTGTTGTGTAGCAGAAGAGCTGTGTTTCGGTTTTCTATAACATGAGCTGACATGTTCATTCTTTAAAAAAGCACTCACTTACCTTTATTTCCCTGTCCTTTAGGTCTctgcaaaatatgaaaatagACATAGACATTATTCCATACATCATGTTGTGTTCCTATGGCTAAACATGACAAGTAGCTGCAGCTTGCAGGCTGCTTGTTCTTATTGACCGGATGTCAGCCGGTAAAGGTGTCGCATCGCCGACCGGTGTATAGTGCGCTGGGCTCGGCCTGCGTCCAGAATGTTAGCCGCGATGGCTTATCAAAGCTGGTTTGATGTGGCATCCTCACTAGGATCAAACTGCTGTCGACAAACTTTGCCAACCACTGAGCGGCCCCCAGCTCGCAGCCCCCCGTCAGGCTAAGCTAACGTGGCCGCACTAACTAACCTGGTCGACTGTGGTGGCAGACATCCTCCAGGAAGCGGGGCTGCTCAGGACACTGTCCGTCCGCGGCGTCCTCTCAGTCGGTCTCTCTCTCAGCTCTCAGCCGCTCTCCTGCCGCTGCTCTCCGGCTGCCCTGTCCAATCCCTCCGCGAGCGGCGGTTCTCCTCTCGAGTCCGGAAAAAAACACGACGACGCCTTACTTGGAAAAATGGCCTCTTTCTCCAAATGTCGCCTACAGATGAGATGTGGGCGAGCGAGTCAGCGTGAAAGTGACGAGTGTTTTACGGGAATATGCCTTGCCATGTTCCACAATGGCGGACAGACTTCGAGTCCCGCTTCCGCTCCGTTCCTCAGCTCGGTGACCTTCCGCCTGTGACGCTCTGAGTCATGTTCCACACTGACACCTCACATGACGGCCAAGACGCACCAGGGCCCCGCCGCCTTCAGCAGCCTGGATGACCGCAGCCATTTTACACAACAGTTTTGATTACCTTTAGCTTCCTCTTTTTTATGCACTTTTGGATCTAATGTGGGgtaaatgtaataaaagtggAAATTTCCAATATCGCAGTAACATATTTGTTTACAAATATTATCCCTCAGTATGATACAATGCACAGCCAAatataaccacaataataataataatcgtcatcatcatcatcagttgttaaattaatacctaCATAGGCAGGCACGTATTGTCCAGGAAGTCATAGTAGTATTGCTAAAGTGCAAGTATCCATatgatactacagtatatacagtatgtatatatattatgatgtatatcaggggtgtggTCAGTGAATATTGTCATATTCTCAGGGCCTTGAATCACTCGCTACTGGACTGtacaggttgtcttagaagacgtttcgcctctcatccaagcaggcttcatcaggctTCATCATATAGACTAGAGCAGACTccgactagagctgtcctatctagtctttttTCGCATACTTCGCATACTCTACGGTGGCCGACAGGGACAAACGCAAAGCAATGTCCAAACACtccaacacagaaatgatccaaaactaaaaatgcacaacacaaaccataaaacaaatgcaaaagaaaattgCTACAAAAGTTCACAGAACAAAACGCTGCGCTTGCCATGCTACCAGGGGAGTCAGACCTACGCTACACTAACATTAACGACGTACACCACTGCTGCCAAAGTTGGATGCGGTAAGACAGTTATTTGACATTTCTTAAACGATCCTGGGGGTTGTGGGACAAAACATCGAGCGGTACACTCCCCCAAAAAATTCACCCATGTGAAGACGCAAGATACGACAAGCTTGTCCCCAAGACACAGTCCTATTCtcaacccaaattaaggcccttactaaTGCTGACTCTAACCCAGTCTATAACCGTGAGTtggcatatgtttttttaaatttcctgttAGAAATCTACAGTGAAATTCCGTTTTGTTGCATTAGCAGACCTCTGTAGCGCTATGTGCTTTATTTGTATTACATGTGTGGTAGCATTGCATAGCAAATCCTTAACAcaatttaattatatattataataatttattGCAGCATGTAAAAGAGATGTCATATTAGAAAATATGAGAAAGGCAAAGTATGCATACTTTTTAAATCACTTGTACTTTTACTCATACTTGGATAAAAAAGTAACTATTTTTGCTTGACTACAATATTTTTGATGACACTAATTTAATGTTACCAATAGTTTAGTGAAGCAAGGGTAATTCTTTCAACGAGAATTTGAGTTCTCGCGATACTTCCTCGGTGGCTTCCGCAACAGTATGGCGGCCGTCGCTCTGAGGTCTTGTCGCAGAGGACTTTCACAGATTTTAAGTCATGGATGCCTCGCTACTGTGTCCTCTACGCATCCGAAGGGTTTGTTCCCCTCTTAATAATCGATTGAGTGTGTTTCACACGCCTTGTGTCCACCGGGAAGACATTTAAAGTTCCACGAGGGGGTGTGGCTTTGATGGACTGCGtcgtttaaaaaatattcaacaaGAAAAGACACACTGTCTGCGTTTGTCAGCATTTTGTGTGATGTAGTTAGTATTTTGTAACAATTAGACACCATATGAGTGCATTTTGGACTAATTGTTGTGTTTAGGCCGTCGCAAACATGCTAGCCAGTCACTTCTTACAAAAGTACTGTATTCCAGTACTCATCCTCACCAAAAGGAACCTTCCATTCAGCATTGTTCTTacagacattttgatgacatGCTAGCTAACACTGTGTGCCCACCAGGTGACAGAAGACACAAGTCCACAGTTCAGTATGCTTCCAGGCCAGACCTTCCCAAGCTGGCCTACAGAAGAGTGAAGGGCAAGAGTCCAGGTGTGATCTTCCTGCCAGGCTATGGGTCCAACATGAATGGACAGAAGGCTGAGGCCTTGGAGGAGTTCTGTATGTCTCTTGGACACTCGTACCTCAGGTGAGCTTAATATTTAACTTATATTTGCGATatgtatggtttatttgtttcggacAAAGTTTCCGTCCAGAACATCACGTCAGCTTGTCTGAAAAAGAATAGGAAGAAACACAGATTATTTAATTCTGCCCCAACTGTGATATGTTATACTTGATTCTCCCACAGGTTCGACTATACAGGACACGGCGCCTCGGAAGGGGTCCTAGCAGACGGAACTATTGGTACCTGGAAAAAAGACGTCCTTTATGTGTTGGACGAATTAGCAGAAGGTCCGCAGGTAAAAATGTCCTACATTCTGCTTCTTAAGCACAGCAAATGTAATCAAATGTGGGCTGATTTCACATCAACTCAGAAAATACTCAGGACACTGTCAGCaccatgatttaaaaaatacaagcgTCCGTTTAAAATGACTTTTGACGTTTTGTAAATGTACTTGCATATATGTGTATGCAGCCAAACATACAATTATTAGCGCTAATACGGTTAATAAAAATTATAGACCTAAATAATTTATTACGATctcagttgtttttgtttttgcataaaTCTCTTCAAATAGGTGTGTCCATGTTGTTAGTTTCACAATCCAGCCACAAGGTGTCACTATGTTACCATAATGACCCTTTTGGCTCATTCTCAcaaggccacaacattagggacGCCTGATACATGATCAATGTCTGTCTGACATGTGGCTAATAAATCTATGTGTGGTGCTTTTAGATACTTGTTGGTTCCAGTCTGGGAGGCTGGCTCATGCTGCTGGCAGCCATTGCACGGCCAGAGAAGACCGCCGCCCTGGTGGGCATTTCCACTGCCGCTGACCACATTGTCACGTCGTTCAACACTCTTCCTCTCGAGGTGGGAGCACTTTTACATAATGTTGGCCTCTGCGCCAGTAGATGCCAAGCCTCAAATAGGAGTAGCCATGCTTCCACCAGGTGGTGCCGTTCAGATTGATACACTACACCCTGATTTGGTTAGCATTCCCATTGAGGGTGTAGCTAGCATCACAAGCTACATAAATATTGTGACATcacaaaaatatactgtatatataatatactgaataaaatgtattatctgCAGTTGAGTAGAAGAAATAAACAGCCGCTATTTCAGGAAACATTGCAGGACTAAGTTGATTGTCCAGAATGCCGTCTCTGAGTGAGACTTGTTGTCCTGTGCAGACGCGGAAGGAGTTTGAGGAGAAGGGTGACTGGACGGTGCCCACCAAACACTCGGAGGAAGGCCACTACAAGTTCAGCATGGACTTCCTGAGCGAGGCTGAGAACCACTGCGTGCTCCAGAGCCCCATCCCGGTCACGTGCCCCGTGCGGCTCATCCACGGGCTGAAGGACGAGGACGTGCCGTGGCACATCTCCATGCAGGTGGCGGAGCGCGTGCTCAGCCTCGACGTGGATGTCATCCTGCGGCGCCACGGCCAGCACCGCATGTCAGAGAAGGACGACATCAAGCTGATGGTATACACTCTGGACGACCTCATAGATAAGCTGACCACCATGGTGTGACAAGGTACCGGGGGGGTTTAGGTTTCTCAGTTTTGAAGGACTGTTTACCGCTCAAGCGAAACTACCAAACACTGGCATGTTGCTTTGCCAAAATGCTTTTATGCATCATGTTTCCTGTTTGTgtatttcctcttatttccaCTGTAATGAAAAGGGAGCTCCCTCCTGCTAGCTGGTCCTTCCAGGTTACAAATGTTATCTTACCCAGTATTATGCAGGTCACTCACTGTTGCTTCCACACCTCTTATCCCTtcctttttaatattaatagagTTCctgtgcctttttaaaaaaaatcacttttcacCCTTGTGGGCCCAATAAAACATCTGCACACTGAGTGCAGCTCTCTGTTTTTGTTAAGCAATGTGATTGTTTTCAGCTCCAGCAGGTAGGTCAAGCAGCATGATGCATGGTCCTAACATGACATTCTTTACCCTCTGGGTTGTTGATTATTAACATGTAATTGAGCACTAGCTGGACTGCTCAATGGGGCGAAAGCAAGCACTTTAACTGCGGCGCTGACCTTTAACTTTTGGTTGACATATGCCGTCTGTCATCACTCATTTAAAAGGACATTCATTTAACACTCAAATGTGAACGTGGTAATCTTTTGGATATTATTTATGTATCATCTTACATGGTGCATCATTTGGTGTACCCCAGAAGCACCTATTTacgaaaatgaaacaaacaccctggactggtcgccagccaatcgcagggcccaTACAGTCAAGCAATCATTCaagctcacattcatacctatggaaaattaggagtcgccagttaacctaacatgcatgcttttttttggaatgggggaggaaaccggagtacctagagaaaacccacccacgcacacacggggacaactatcaaactccacacagagatgcccaagcggagattggaacccaggtcttcctgagctcctgactgtgtggcctgaaacaaaacaaccacaacTAATAGTTTAAAGTGACAAAAGAGCAGCGATGCACAAATTGAATCCACATGTTGGTCACAGTTATGCATTTGAGAGGTGATCTAATAAAGATTAACTATTTTAGGCGTGTCTGTGGAGGAAAGCAGCTTAACCACGTTACAGACAGCATGCTATTCTTGGAAATTACAGGACAAATACCAAGCTAAAGTGCATTCTGTAGATAGTATAGTAACTCACGAGCGTCACTATATTCTAATTGCACACATCTGCTCAATAGAATGTTGTGCCAGTGCTTTCTGTAATCATTTATTATGCTTTGCAAACACCAACCTCAATGATAAACATTTCAAGGTTTAATCATTTTACTCGTTTGAATCAAAactggtgtttttttaatgtttttatgtacgtgattagattgtgcaggtgcacATAAAGTAGTAAATGCAATGTCATGCTTCCAATTGGGGGGGGCAATAGTTGCTAACTGTCAATCGTGAGGCTTCTAGTAGCTCCACGCTGCAATGACCACCAGCTGTGACCAGTCAGATTGTCCCGTGGGGGTGGTAGGGCCCTCTAGACACCCCTTCCTCTCTTTCCCGGACGAGATGCCCATATAAAAGGCGTGACTCGCCCCTCCCGTACACACTGAGACTGACAAGCAGCCCGTTTGGACAGCCTGACGCGCCTGTGCTGCCCTTCATGGATGCTCCAGCAGCATCCTCCGTGGAACTGACACGCTGACTTGACCCCCGCAGCTCCTCTCCTGTAAGTAAACAAAACGTATGAAATAATACTGCTCTTcatggcatgtgtgtgtgtttatgtggctGATTGCTCATTTGACTTTGGCTAATAATGTCACACTgtgaaaacattgttggatttggctCCTTTTCCATCCATACAGACGCTGTAATCATGGAGAGAATTCCAGTTCAAGTGACACATATGTCCTTTCTATTCACCGCAAAGGACTACCGTGattgatttttgtgttttactgcaTGCCATAAATAGAACTGCCGTGCAATGTGCATCCTTTGGTTTGCGCTGCATTTTTGCAGCCTGCCGGAAACAGCTTTGATTGACATAGTAACCATAGCGATCACGTCCCTGTGTGGGACATCTGCCAGGCAGGGACCACACCCTTCCAGCTTCCAGCCCTCCCCCGATAGAGGAGTGGACTGGTGGTTGATGCTGCGCTCCGTgtaggtacacatgcacaatgCAAGACCTCTGCCATTATACTTAGTTTTCAttgaggtattcatttaacaatatgcttTTTACTGTGACGTTATACTTTTAGAGTTGTTATATTTTGCACCCTCTATCTTGTTGTGTAGGTGTCCCTCATATTGTGAGTGTTAAAAGTAGCTTGGCCAGTTGAGTcaatatgtttaaaatgtttaatgcattttattcaTAAACAAAAGTAATCTTACTTTATTGCattgttattttgtgttgtaCAGGTTTCCCTAATGTGGTTgtgtattattgtaatattacagtggAAATATTGTGTGTTCTCTTCCTTAGGTGAGTATTGGGACCGTTGCCATGGCAAACAGGGGACCCAGTTATGGACTGAGCCGGGAGGTGCAGGAGAAGATCGAGCAGAAGTACGACCCGGACCTGGAGCAGAGGCTGGTGGACTGGATCGTGGCTCAATGTGGAGGCAGCGTGGAGAAGCCTCCGGTGGGCAAGCAGAACTTCCAGCAGTGGCTGATGGATGGAACAGTGAGTGGAATAGAAGATGCTCTAGAGCGCCAATCAATTATTAAAAGGAACGTGTAAGGGGAAGCAACATTTATAGGACTAGCAGTTTCTCAGCTTACCGGCTATTGGACTAAACTAAACAAGAGATGattataaaaattaaaatagtaCCGTAGGATGCTAAATTTTTATTGGAAGTCTTtacaaaaaggagaaaaaaacaaattttcaaTTCTTTGCATCCAAATATGGAGCTGGAACACTGCCACTATGTTTTGacattgaaaatgaaaatgatgttgGCATTGTAGAAAgtgttttatttggatttttttattaataagtgGTGGGGGGGTTTAGTGTCAGTCTTCGGATTTCCGCTTCATGTCCATCTTTGTCGATgacagtgcttttattttgttatttcaatTTCTATTTCCTGATTTTCACATTCCATTgtctccccccaccccctttcAACTTAATGGCAGTGTTTTGGCATATAGCATGTATTTAATTCATTAGTTTAtgatttaattttttgtttacatttatatGAATGATATTGCAagtaaatatttgcaaaaaagtgtatttacacAAATTCCATACCTCCTAATAGGTGCCTGtgactctctgcagttgagtaaattaCTAtcctatttttacaaatatgatTTGCAGTGTTAGCAATATTTTGGTTACGTTATTCAGGAAGTAGAGTACAACTGagtattattatctttgtaaaaacTTCAAGCAGTGTAGTACCTAATGAGGTGGGAGTTGCGTATTCTAAGTAATTCTAAGCACTCCTGTTTCCAGATCCTGTGTCGACTCATCAACAGCCTCCATCCGAAGGGCAAGGAGCCCATCAAGAAGATTCCTGAGTCCCAGATGGCCTTCAAGCAGATGGAGAAGATCTCTCTGTTCCTGCAGGCAGCAGAAGCCTACGGCGTCACCACCACTGACATCTTTCAAACTGTAGACCTCTGGGAAGGTAAATCCTGTTGAGCTTCCTGCCATGTTTGGCTTTGGCTTCCGGCCAATCAGCAGTGTTCTCTTGGTGCACAGGGAAAGACATGGCCGCCGTGCAGAGGA encodes:
- the tagln3b gene encoding transgelin-3b, producing the protein MANRGPSYGLSREVQEKIEQKYDPDLEQRLVDWIVAQCGGSVEKPPVGKQNFQQWLMDGTILCRLINSLHPKGKEPIKKIPESQMAFKQMEKISLFLQAAEAYGVTTTDIFQTVDLWEGKDMAAVQRTLMALGSVAVTKDDGQYKGDRDWFHRKAQGYRREFTEEQLRQGQSLISLQMGSNRGASQSGMTGYGMHRQIM
- the ythdf3 gene encoding YTH domain-containing family protein 3 isoform X2, which translates into the protein MSATTVDQRPKGQGNKVQNGSMHQKDGVNDDDFEPYISSQTNQSNSYPPMSDPYMPSYYTPSIGFPYSLGEAAWSTGGDPPMPYLTTYGQMSNGEPHFIPDGVFSQPGALGNTPPFLGQHGFNFFPGNADFSTWGTSVSQGQSTQSSVYSNSYGYAPSSLGRAIADGQAGFGSDTQLSKVPVLNSIEQGMAGLKLGTDMVAAVTKTVGSPLGGTPGMSSMAANNLPPSVSSTVAKPSSWAAIAKKPAKLQVKAKPKANMGMVGGAAIPPPPIKHNMNIGTWDDKGSLNKPPLAQTMMPTPPLVQQPLLAQPPALLQNPLSHQPQHQHQPFHLQSLQSPQHPQSLPPGPPHLHLSSHPGPPQALHQPPGPPPNRWVAPRNRGDGFGLGVPMNASPCSGEVHPVLEKLRALNNYNPKEFDWNLKNGRVFIIKSYSEDDIHRSIKYSIWCSTEHGNKRLDGAYRSLGGKGPLYLLFSVNGSGHFCGVAEMRSPVDYNAYAGVWSQDKWKGKFEVKWVFIKDVPNNQLRHIRLENNDNKPVTNSRDTQEVPLEKAKQVLKIIAAYKHTTSIFDDFAHYEKRQEEEEALRKERSRNKP
- the ythdf3 gene encoding YTH domain-containing family protein 3 isoform X1, encoding MSATTVDQRPKGQGNKVQNGSMHQKDGVNDDDFEPYISSQTNQSNSYPPMSDPYMPSYYTPSIGFPYSLGEAAWSTGGDPPMPYLTTYGQMSNGEPHFIPDGVFSQPGALGNTPPFLGQHGFNFFPGNADFSTWGTSVSQGQSTQSSVYSNSYGYAPSSLGRAIADGQAGFGSDTQLSKVPVLNSIEQGMAGLKLGTDMVAAVTKTVGSPLGGTPGMSSMAANNLPPSVSSTVAKPSSWAAIAKKPAKLQVKAKPKANMGMVGGAAIPPPPIKHNMNIGTWDDKGSLNKPPLAQTMMPTPPLVQQPLLAQPPALLQNPLSHQPQHQHQPFHLQSLQSPQHPQSLPPGPPHLHLSSHPGPPQALHQPPGPPPNRWVAPRNRGDGFGLGVPMNASPCSGEVHPVLEKLRALNNYNPKEFDWNLKNGRVFIIKSYSEDDIHRSIKYSIWCSTEHGNKRLDGAYRSLGGKGPLYLLFSVNGSGHFCGVAEMRSPVDYNAYAGVWSQDKWKGKFEVKWVFIKDVPNNQLRHIRLENNDNKPVTNSRDTQEVPLEKAKQVLKIIAAYKHTTSIFDDFAHYEKRQEEEEALRKVRWTHKPVGLS
- the abhd10b gene encoding abhydrolase domain containing 10, depalmitoylase b, which gives rise to MAAVALRSCRRGLSQILSHGCLATVSSTHPKGDRRHKSTVQYASRPDLPKLAYRRVKGKSPGVIFLPGYGSNMNGQKAEALEEFCMSLGHSYLRFDYTGHGASEGVLADGTIGTWKKDVLYVLDELAEGPQILVGSSLGGWLMLLAAIARPEKTAALVGISTAADHIVTSFNTLPLETRKEFEEKGDWTVPTKHSEEGHYKFSMDFLSEAENHCVLQSPIPVTCPVRLIHGLKDEDVPWHISMQVAERVLSLDVDVILRRHGQHRMSEKDDIKLMVYTLDDLIDKLTTMV